A genome region from Blautia coccoides includes the following:
- a CDS encoding glycosyltransferase family 2 protein, with the protein MKLLSVTVPCYNSEDYMENCIHSLLTGGPEVEIIIVDDGSTDRTGEIADKYAKDYPDIVKVVHQENGGHGEAVNTGLRYAEGLFFKVVDSDDWVSISAYKEIMKTLKNLAGEQQLVDMVISNFVYEKEGARHKKTMRYRSAFPQNRVFTWNDVKFLRKGQYILMHSIIFRTKLLRECRLQLPEHTFYVDNIFVYHPLPYVKTMYYLNVDFYRYYIGREDQSVNEEVMIRRIDQQLKVNYYMIDDYNLSKTREIANWKLKHYMRNYLEIIMVVSSIMLIRSKSEENLQKKYELWNYLKENDRRTYYWMKWGILGRSMNLPGKSGRKISEMAYSLAQKFVGFN; encoded by the coding sequence ATGAAATTACTTTCCGTTACAGTCCCTTGTTACAATTCAGAGGATTATATGGAGAATTGCATCCATTCATTACTGACAGGAGGCCCTGAGGTGGAAATTATTATTGTAGATGATGGATCCACTGACCGTACAGGAGAAATTGCGGATAAGTATGCCAAGGATTATCCTGATATCGTGAAAGTGGTCCATCAGGAAAATGGCGGACATGGAGAGGCTGTGAATACGGGATTACGTTATGCGGAGGGGCTGTTCTTCAAAGTCGTGGACAGTGATGACTGGGTATCTATTTCTGCATATAAAGAAATAATGAAAACATTGAAAAATCTAGCCGGGGAGCAGCAGCTAGTAGATATGGTGATCAGTAACTTTGTCTACGAGAAAGAAGGTGCCAGACATAAAAAGACAATGCGCTATCGGAGCGCCTTCCCTCAAAATAGAGTGTTTACATGGAATGATGTGAAATTTTTAAGAAAAGGACAGTACATTTTAATGCATTCGATCATATTCCGAACAAAGCTTTTGAGAGAGTGCCGTCTACAACTTCCAGAGCACACGTTTTATGTGGATAATATCTTTGTCTATCATCCGCTGCCTTATGTGAAAACCATGTATTACCTGAATGTGGATTTTTACCGGTATTATATCGGCAGGGAAGACCAGTCGGTAAATGAGGAGGTCATGATCCGCCGGATTGACCAGCAGCTAAAGGTGAATTATTACATGATTGACGACTACAACCTTTCAAAGACAAGGGAAATAGCAAATTGGAAGCTAAAGCATTATATGCGCAATTATCTGGAGATTATCATGGTGGTGTCCTCTATTATGCTGATCCGTTCTAAATCAGAAGAGAATCTGCAGAAGAAATATGAACTATGGAATTATCTGAAGGAAAATGACAGGAGAACATACTACTGGATGAAATGGGGGATTCTTGGAAGAAGCATGAACCTGCCGGGGAAAAGCGGACGGAAGATTTCAGAAATGGCGTATTCTTTGGCTCAGAAATTTGTGGGATTTAATTAG
- a CDS encoding UbiD family decarboxylase produces the protein MSKIEINDLRSALKVLKDIPGQLAETDMEVNPHAELSGVYRHVGAGGTVQRPTQEGPAMIFNNVKGHPDARVVIGLLASRDRVGKLLNCDPKKLGFLLKDSVANPVKPVVIPNDQAKCQEVVHLTTEDSFDIRKLIPAPTNTPEDAGPYITLGMCYASDPETGDSDVTIHRMCLQSKDEISIFLQPGARHIGYFRELAEAAGRSLPISISIGVDPAIEIASCFEPPTTPLGYDELQAAGALRGKPVELTQCLTINERAIANAEYVIEGEILPNVRVREDQNSNTGKAMPEFPGYNGPANPELPIIKVKAVTTRRNPIMQTCIGPSEEHVSMAGIPTEASILAMVDKAMPGRLQNVYCASSGGGKYVAVLQFKKSVSSDEGRQRQAALLAFSAFAELKHVFLVDEDVDCFDMKDVIWAMTTRFQADKDLIIIPGVQCHPLDPSNDPAYNAELRGRGIACKAIFDCTIPFDQKDRFERARFMEVDPKHWLPDLF, from the coding sequence ATGAGTAAAATCGAAATCAATGATCTTCGTTCTGCACTTAAGGTATTAAAAGATATACCGGGGCAGCTGGCTGAAACAGATATGGAAGTAAATCCACATGCTGAGTTATCAGGTGTATATCGTCATGTCGGGGCGGGGGGAACGGTACAGAGACCCACACAGGAAGGGCCGGCAATGATTTTTAATAATGTGAAGGGACATCCTGATGCAAGGGTAGTGATCGGTCTTCTTGCCAGTCGGGACCGTGTGGGTAAATTATTAAACTGTGATCCGAAGAAGCTTGGTTTTCTGCTAAAGGACAGTGTGGCTAACCCTGTCAAACCTGTTGTGATCCCCAATGACCAGGCAAAATGTCAGGAAGTGGTTCATCTTACGACAGAGGATAGTTTTGATATCCGTAAGCTGATTCCGGCACCCACGAACACACCGGAGGATGCAGGTCCATATATTACGCTTGGAATGTGTTATGCGTCTGATCCGGAGACCGGGGATTCAGATGTGACCATTCATCGTATGTGTTTGCAGTCCAAAGATGAAATCTCGATTTTCTTACAGCCAGGAGCCAGACATATTGGATATTTCCGTGAATTGGCAGAGGCAGCAGGAAGATCACTTCCGATCTCGATCAGTATTGGTGTGGATCCGGCAATTGAGATCGCATCCTGTTTTGAGCCGCCAACAACACCTCTTGGTTATGATGAACTGCAGGCTGCTGGTGCGCTTCGCGGCAAACCGGTTGAACTTACGCAGTGTCTGACGATCAATGAGCGTGCCATCGCAAATGCCGAATACGTTATTGAAGGTGAAATTCTTCCAAATGTCCGGGTAAGAGAAGATCAGAATTCAAACACCGGTAAGGCAATGCCGGAGTTCCCGGGATATAATGGTCCGGCAAATCCTGAACTGCCGATCATTAAAGTCAAGGCTGTGACAACAAGAAGGAATCCTATCATGCAGACATGTATCGGACCAAGCGAGGAACATGTCTCTATGGCGGGAATCCCAACGGAAGCCAGTATTCTTGCAATGGTGGATAAAGCAATGCCAGGAAGACTGCAGAATGTATATTGTGCGTCTTCCGGCGGCGGTAAATACGTGGCAGTTCTACAATTCAAAAAGTCTGTTTCTTCAGATGAAGGCCGACAGAGGCAGGCAGCGCTTCTTGCTTTTTCTGCATTCGCGGAGCTTAAGCATGTATTCCTTGTAGATGAGGATGTGGACTGTTTTGACATGAAAGATGTAATCTGGGCAATGACGACGAGATTCCAGGCAGATAAGGATCTGATCATTATTCCGGGAGTCCAGTGTCATCCGTTGGATCCATCAAATGATCCCGCATATAATGCAGAACTTCGCGGAAGAGGGATCGCCTGCAAAGCAATCTTTGACTGTACCATTCCCTTTGATCAGAAGGACCGTTTTGAGAGGGCACGGTTCATGGAGGTTGATCCGAAACATTGGCTGCCGGATTTGTTCTGA